The following proteins come from a genomic window of Malus domestica chromosome 02, GDT2T_hap1:
- the LOC103418052 gene encoding probable LRR receptor-like serine/threonine-protein kinase At4g29180 isoform X5, whose translation MKMSTGFFLLLLLMLCASSVRAQRRIDFISIDCGSPSKLYEDTDTNITYSPDGDYIDTGINHNISSEFSYPKNPNLPFPLSDLRSFPQGNKNCYTLKPEAGNGSLNLIRATFLYGNYDGENKLPEFDLYLGVNFWSTVRFENASDIVTKEILGFAESNTVDICLINKGLGTPFISALEFRPLNSSTYGTEFGTSASLVLIERLDIGQGNGTGRYGDDVYDRIWSRHISPSWDPVSTSSSITTYENGYRVPLEVIRTAATPQNASEPLDLYWNTTDMNAQFYVFMYFAEVEKLGKNQSRKFNISLNGSPLFGPFTPRYLQADVISNSRVLVGKDHEISLHKTEDSSLPPILNAVEVFQVMQLVESPTYGEDADAIKNVKTTYQIKKIWAGDPCGPRNFSWEGLECNYSISLPRIISLNLSSSNLSGIIAASIANLSSLESLDLSNNNLTGPVPQFLEELKSLTLLNLKGNQLSGSVPNALRERSEAGLLVLSVDTKNLCGSGSCKKKKKIVAPIVASLVAALAVVIVLMLVWKLRRKRESGTELEPFNKTAIASKKCQFTHEEVLDITKNLQTSIGKGGFGTVYHGCMKDGTQVAVKMLSASSTQGPREFQTEAELLMRIHHRNLASFIGYCDDANNLALIYEYMANGNLKNSLSDAERSSQMTWETRLHIAIDAAQAMAAKARNPRKTRNPNLVRGVGKFSRSKMYHKRGLWALKAKNGGVFPRHDAKPAAETQPEKPPKFYPADDVKKPLVNKRKPRPTKLRASITPGTVLIVLAGRFKGKRVVFLKQLSSGLLLVTGPFKINGVPLRRVNQSYVIATSIDKFDDKYFAKEVAKKKGEGEFFEAEKEDQNSTSGAHVAAYLF comes from the exons atgaaaatGTCAACTgggttcttcctcctcctccttttgATGCTCTGTGCAAGTTCAGTTCGTGCGCAGCGCCGGATAG ACTTCATAAGCATAGATTGTGGTTCTCCCTCGAAGCTCTACGAAGACACGGATACGAACATAACATACTCACCGGATGGAGATTACATAGACACAGGGATAAACCACAACATCTCTTCTGAATTTAGTTATCCAAAGAATCCCAACCTCCCCTTCCCTCTCTCCGACCTCAGGAGTTTCCCTCAAGGAAACAAAAATTGCTATACGTTGAAACCCGAAGCAGGAAATGGCAGTTTGAATTTGATTAGAGCTACCTTCTTGTATGGAAACTACGATGGAGAAAACAAGTTGCCGGAATTTGATCTCTACCTCGGCGTCAACTTTTGGTCGACGGTGAGGTTTGAAAATGCTTCAGATATTGTTACCAAGGAGATTTTAGGTTTTGCAGAATCAAATACCGTGGACATTTGTCTAATAAATAAAGGGTTGGGAACTCCTTTCATTTCGGCGTTGGAATTTAGACCGCTTAATAGCTCAACTTATGGTACTGAATTTGGGACTTCTGCATCATTAGTACTCATTGAAAGACTGGACATTGGACAAGGCAATGGAACAGGTCGATATGGAGATGATGTTTATGATCGCATTTGGTCGCGTCACATTTCACCTTCTTGGGATCCAGTTAGTACTTCTTCGTCGATTACTACCTATGAGAACGGATATAGAGTGCCATTGGAAGTAATCCGGACTGCAGCTACACCTCAGAATGCAAGTGAACCTTTAGATTTGTACTGGAACACAACTGACATGAATGctcagttttatgtttttatgtacTTTGCTGAAGTGGAGAAACTTGGGAAGAATCAGTCAAGAAAATTCAATATATCATTGAATGGTTCTCCATTGTTTGGACCATTCACTCCCCGTTACTTACAGGCAGACGTGATATCTAATTCAAGAGTTCTGGTGGGAAAGGATCACGAAATTTCTTTACACAAGACAGAGGACTCTTCCCTTCCACCGATTCTGAATGCTGTTGAAGTTTTCCAAGTTATGCAGCTGGTTGAATCACCTACTTATGGTGAAGATG CTGATGCCATAAAGAACGTCAAAACTacatatcaaataaaaaaaatctgggCTGGTGATCCTTGTGGACCTAGGAATTTCTCTTGGGAAGGACTAGAATGCAACTACAGCATTTCGCTTCCTCGGATTATTTCCCT AAACTTGAGTTCAAGCAATTTGAGTGGGATAATAGCTGCTTCCATTGCCAATCTCTCATCACTCGAGTCCTT AGATTTGTCGAACAATAACCTAACCGGGCCAGTGCCTCAGTTCTTGGAAGAACTAAAGTCGCTCACTCTCTT GAATTTGAAGGGCAATCAATTGTCTGGTTCGGTTCCAAACGCTCTTCGCGAGAGATCGGAAGCTGGATTACTTGTACTGAG TGTGGATACCAAAAATCTTTGTGGCTCGGGTTCAtgcaaaaagaagaagaaaattgttGCTCCAATAGTTGCGTCGTTAGTAGCAGCACTAGCAGTCGTTATAGTGCTGATGCTAGTATGGAAattgagaagaaaaagagaatcaGGTAC AGAATTAGAACCCTTCAACAAAACAGCTATAGCATCAAAGAAGTGCCAGTTTACTCATGAGGAGGTTTTAGATATCACCAAAAACTTACAAACCTCGATCGGGAAAGGAGGATTTGGGACTGTGTACCATGGTTGCATGAAAGACGGAACCCAAGTTGCGGTAAAAATGCTTTCTGCATCATCAACTCAAGGACCTAGGGAGTTCCAAACAGAG GCTGAGCTCCTGATGAGAATCCATCATAGAAACTTGGCCTCGTTTATTGGATACTGTGATGATGCGAACAACTTGGCACTTATATACGAGTACATGGCTAATGGCAACCTAAAAAACTCTCTCTCAG ATGCAGAAAGGAGTTCACAGATGACATGGGAAACGAGACTTCATATAGCAATCGATGCTGCACAAG CAATGGCAGCAAAAGCAAGGAACCCCAGAAAGACCCGGAACCCAAATCTCGTCCGCGGGGTGGGTAAGTTCTCGAGGTCCAAAATGTACCACAAGCGTGGTCTTTGGGCTCTCAAAGCCAAAAATGGCGGCGTCTTCCCTCGCCACGATGCGAAGCCGGCAGCCGAGACCCAGCCTGAGAAGCCGCCCAAGTTCTACCCCGCCGACGACGTCAAGAAACCCCTCGTCAACAAACGCAAGCCCAGGCCCACGAAGCTCAg GGCTAGTATTACACCAGGGACGGTGCTGATTGTATTGGCTGGAAGGTTTAAGGGAAAGAGAGTTGTTTTTCTTAAGCAGCTTTCATCTGGGCTACTTCTTGTTACT GGCCCCTTTAAAATTAATGGTGTTCCTTTGAGACGTGTAAATCAGTCTTACGTGATTGCCACTTCTATCGATAAGTTTGATGACAAATATTTTGCTAAGGAAGTTGCAAAGAAGAAGGGAGAAGGAGAATTTTTTGAGGCTGAGAAAGAG
- the LOC103418052 gene encoding probable LRR receptor-like serine/threonine-protein kinase At4g29180 isoform X6 — translation MKMSTGFFLLLLLMLCASSVRAQRRIDFISIDCGSPSKLYEDTDTNITYSPDGDYIDTGINHNISSEFSYPKNPNLPFPLSDLRSFPQGNKNCYTLKPEAGNGSLNLIRATFLYGNYDGENKLPEFDLYLGVNFWSTVRFENASDIVTKEILGFAESNTVDICLINKGLGTPFISALEFRPLNSSTYGTEFGTSASLVLIERLDIGQGNGTGRYGDDVYDRIWSRHISPSWDPVSTSSSITTYENGYRVPLEVIRTAATPQNASEPLDLYWNTTDMNAQFYVFMYFAEVEKLGKNQSRKFNISLNGSPLFGPFTPRYLQADVISNSRVLVGKDHEISLHKTEDSSLPPILNAVEVFQVMQLVESPTYGEDADAIKNVKTTYQIKKIWAGDPCGPRNFSWEGLECNYSISLPRIISLNLSSSNLSGIIAASIANLSSLESLDLSNNNLTGPVPQFLEELKSLTLLNLKGNQLSGSVPNALRERSEAGLLVLSVDTKNLCGSGSCKKKKKIVAPIVASLVAALAVVIVLMLVWKLRRKRESGTELEPFNKTAIASKKCQFTHEEVLDITKNLQTSIGKGGFGTVYHGCMKDGTQVAVKMLSASSTQGPREFQTEAELLMRIHHRNLASFIGYCDDANNLALIYEYMANGNLKNSLSDAERSSQMTWETRLHIAIDAAQAMAAKARNPRKTRNPNLVRGVGKFSRSKMYHKRGLWALKAKNGGVFPRHDAKPAAETQPEKPPKFYPADDVKKPLVNKRKPRPTKLRPL, via the exons atgaaaatGTCAACTgggttcttcctcctcctccttttgATGCTCTGTGCAAGTTCAGTTCGTGCGCAGCGCCGGATAG ACTTCATAAGCATAGATTGTGGTTCTCCCTCGAAGCTCTACGAAGACACGGATACGAACATAACATACTCACCGGATGGAGATTACATAGACACAGGGATAAACCACAACATCTCTTCTGAATTTAGTTATCCAAAGAATCCCAACCTCCCCTTCCCTCTCTCCGACCTCAGGAGTTTCCCTCAAGGAAACAAAAATTGCTATACGTTGAAACCCGAAGCAGGAAATGGCAGTTTGAATTTGATTAGAGCTACCTTCTTGTATGGAAACTACGATGGAGAAAACAAGTTGCCGGAATTTGATCTCTACCTCGGCGTCAACTTTTGGTCGACGGTGAGGTTTGAAAATGCTTCAGATATTGTTACCAAGGAGATTTTAGGTTTTGCAGAATCAAATACCGTGGACATTTGTCTAATAAATAAAGGGTTGGGAACTCCTTTCATTTCGGCGTTGGAATTTAGACCGCTTAATAGCTCAACTTATGGTACTGAATTTGGGACTTCTGCATCATTAGTACTCATTGAAAGACTGGACATTGGACAAGGCAATGGAACAGGTCGATATGGAGATGATGTTTATGATCGCATTTGGTCGCGTCACATTTCACCTTCTTGGGATCCAGTTAGTACTTCTTCGTCGATTACTACCTATGAGAACGGATATAGAGTGCCATTGGAAGTAATCCGGACTGCAGCTACACCTCAGAATGCAAGTGAACCTTTAGATTTGTACTGGAACACAACTGACATGAATGctcagttttatgtttttatgtacTTTGCTGAAGTGGAGAAACTTGGGAAGAATCAGTCAAGAAAATTCAATATATCATTGAATGGTTCTCCATTGTTTGGACCATTCACTCCCCGTTACTTACAGGCAGACGTGATATCTAATTCAAGAGTTCTGGTGGGAAAGGATCACGAAATTTCTTTACACAAGACAGAGGACTCTTCCCTTCCACCGATTCTGAATGCTGTTGAAGTTTTCCAAGTTATGCAGCTGGTTGAATCACCTACTTATGGTGAAGATG CTGATGCCATAAAGAACGTCAAAACTacatatcaaataaaaaaaatctgggCTGGTGATCCTTGTGGACCTAGGAATTTCTCTTGGGAAGGACTAGAATGCAACTACAGCATTTCGCTTCCTCGGATTATTTCCCT AAACTTGAGTTCAAGCAATTTGAGTGGGATAATAGCTGCTTCCATTGCCAATCTCTCATCACTCGAGTCCTT AGATTTGTCGAACAATAACCTAACCGGGCCAGTGCCTCAGTTCTTGGAAGAACTAAAGTCGCTCACTCTCTT GAATTTGAAGGGCAATCAATTGTCTGGTTCGGTTCCAAACGCTCTTCGCGAGAGATCGGAAGCTGGATTACTTGTACTGAG TGTGGATACCAAAAATCTTTGTGGCTCGGGTTCAtgcaaaaagaagaagaaaattgttGCTCCAATAGTTGCGTCGTTAGTAGCAGCACTAGCAGTCGTTATAGTGCTGATGCTAGTATGGAAattgagaagaaaaagagaatcaGGTAC AGAATTAGAACCCTTCAACAAAACAGCTATAGCATCAAAGAAGTGCCAGTTTACTCATGAGGAGGTTTTAGATATCACCAAAAACTTACAAACCTCGATCGGGAAAGGAGGATTTGGGACTGTGTACCATGGTTGCATGAAAGACGGAACCCAAGTTGCGGTAAAAATGCTTTCTGCATCATCAACTCAAGGACCTAGGGAGTTCCAAACAGAG GCTGAGCTCCTGATGAGAATCCATCATAGAAACTTGGCCTCGTTTATTGGATACTGTGATGATGCGAACAACTTGGCACTTATATACGAGTACATGGCTAATGGCAACCTAAAAAACTCTCTCTCAG ATGCAGAAAGGAGTTCACAGATGACATGGGAAACGAGACTTCATATAGCAATCGATGCTGCACAAG CAATGGCAGCAAAAGCAAGGAACCCCAGAAAGACCCGGAACCCAAATCTCGTCCGCGGGGTGGGTAAGTTCTCGAGGTCCAAAATGTACCACAAGCGTGGTCTTTGGGCTCTCAAAGCCAAAAATGGCGGCGTCTTCCCTCGCCACGATGCGAAGCCGGCAGCCGAGACCCAGCCTGAGAAGCCGCCCAAGTTCTACCCCGCCGACGACGTCAAGAAACCCCTCGTCAACAAACGCAAGCCCAGGCCCACGAAGCTCAg GCCCCTTTAA
- the LOC103418052 gene encoding probable LRR receptor-like serine/threonine-protein kinase At4g29180 isoform X4, with amino-acid sequence MKMSTGFFLLLLLMLCASSVRAQRRIDFISIDCGSPSKLYEDTDTNITYSPDGDYIDTGINHNISSEFSYPKNPNLPFPLSDLRSFPQGNKNCYTLKPEAGNGSLNLIRATFLYGNYDGENKLPEFDLYLGVNFWSTVRFENASDIVTKEILGFAESNTVDICLINKGLGTPFISALEFRPLNSSTYGTEFGTSASLVLIERLDIGQGNGTGRYGDDVYDRIWSRHISPSWDPVSTSSSITTYENGYRVPLEVIRTAATPQNASEPLDLYWNTTDMNAQFYVFMYFAEVEKLGKNQSRKFNISLNGSPLFGPFTPRYLQADVISNSRVLVGKDHEISLHKTEDSSLPPILNAVEVFQVMQLVESPTYGEDADAIKNVKTTYQIKKIWAGDPCGPRNFSWEGLECNYSISLPRIISLNLSSSNLSGIIAASIANLSSLESLDLSNNNLTGPVPQFLEELKSLTLLNLKGNQLSGSVPNALRERSEAGLLVLSVDTKNLCGSGSCKKKKKIVAPIVASLVAALAVVIVLMLVWKLRRKRESGTELEPFNKTAIASKKCQFTHEEVLDITKNLQTSIGKGGFGTVYHGCMKDGTQVAVKMLSASSTQGPREFQTEAELLMRIHHRNLASFIGYCDDANNLALIYEYMANGNLKNSLSDAERSSQMTWETRLHIAIDAAQGLEYLHHGCKPPIVHRDVKTANILLSENLEAKIADFGLSKVFASDIETQVVSTVMGTAGYLDPEYYNCQRLNEKSDVYSFGVVLLELITGQPAVIKSDEVIHIVTWVSSELEKRELKSVVDQRMQEEFDEHSVWKALEIAMACTTSTSQHRVTMDVVLSELKNCLEMELSRHRERTPTSTEELRAAFGPYNHSSPEVLSMCTDSTNVDSMTGPFPR; translated from the exons atgaaaatGTCAACTgggttcttcctcctcctccttttgATGCTCTGTGCAAGTTCAGTTCGTGCGCAGCGCCGGATAG ACTTCATAAGCATAGATTGTGGTTCTCCCTCGAAGCTCTACGAAGACACGGATACGAACATAACATACTCACCGGATGGAGATTACATAGACACAGGGATAAACCACAACATCTCTTCTGAATTTAGTTATCCAAAGAATCCCAACCTCCCCTTCCCTCTCTCCGACCTCAGGAGTTTCCCTCAAGGAAACAAAAATTGCTATACGTTGAAACCCGAAGCAGGAAATGGCAGTTTGAATTTGATTAGAGCTACCTTCTTGTATGGAAACTACGATGGAGAAAACAAGTTGCCGGAATTTGATCTCTACCTCGGCGTCAACTTTTGGTCGACGGTGAGGTTTGAAAATGCTTCAGATATTGTTACCAAGGAGATTTTAGGTTTTGCAGAATCAAATACCGTGGACATTTGTCTAATAAATAAAGGGTTGGGAACTCCTTTCATTTCGGCGTTGGAATTTAGACCGCTTAATAGCTCAACTTATGGTACTGAATTTGGGACTTCTGCATCATTAGTACTCATTGAAAGACTGGACATTGGACAAGGCAATGGAACAGGTCGATATGGAGATGATGTTTATGATCGCATTTGGTCGCGTCACATTTCACCTTCTTGGGATCCAGTTAGTACTTCTTCGTCGATTACTACCTATGAGAACGGATATAGAGTGCCATTGGAAGTAATCCGGACTGCAGCTACACCTCAGAATGCAAGTGAACCTTTAGATTTGTACTGGAACACAACTGACATGAATGctcagttttatgtttttatgtacTTTGCTGAAGTGGAGAAACTTGGGAAGAATCAGTCAAGAAAATTCAATATATCATTGAATGGTTCTCCATTGTTTGGACCATTCACTCCCCGTTACTTACAGGCAGACGTGATATCTAATTCAAGAGTTCTGGTGGGAAAGGATCACGAAATTTCTTTACACAAGACAGAGGACTCTTCCCTTCCACCGATTCTGAATGCTGTTGAAGTTTTCCAAGTTATGCAGCTGGTTGAATCACCTACTTATGGTGAAGATG CTGATGCCATAAAGAACGTCAAAACTacatatcaaataaaaaaaatctgggCTGGTGATCCTTGTGGACCTAGGAATTTCTCTTGGGAAGGACTAGAATGCAACTACAGCATTTCGCTTCCTCGGATTATTTCCCT AAACTTGAGTTCAAGCAATTTGAGTGGGATAATAGCTGCTTCCATTGCCAATCTCTCATCACTCGAGTCCTT AGATTTGTCGAACAATAACCTAACCGGGCCAGTGCCTCAGTTCTTGGAAGAACTAAAGTCGCTCACTCTCTT GAATTTGAAGGGCAATCAATTGTCTGGTTCGGTTCCAAACGCTCTTCGCGAGAGATCGGAAGCTGGATTACTTGTACTGAG TGTGGATACCAAAAATCTTTGTGGCTCGGGTTCAtgcaaaaagaagaagaaaattgttGCTCCAATAGTTGCGTCGTTAGTAGCAGCACTAGCAGTCGTTATAGTGCTGATGCTAGTATGGAAattgagaagaaaaagagaatcaG GTACAGAATTAGAACCCTTCAACAAAACAGCTATAGCATCAAAGAAGTGCCAGTTTACTCATGAGGAGGTTTTAGATATCACCAAAAACTTACAAACCTCGATCGGGAAAGGAGGATTTGGGACTGTGTACCATGGTTGCATGAAAGACGGAACCCAAGTTGCGGTAAAAATGCTTTCTGCATCATCAACTCAAGGACCTAGGGAGTTCCAAACAGAG GCTGAGCTCCTGATGAGAATCCATCATAGAAACTTGGCCTCGTTTATTGGATACTGTGATGATGCGAACAACTTGGCACTTATATACGAGTACATGGCTAATGGCAACCTAAAAAACTCTCTCTCAG ATGCAGAAAGGAGTTCACAGATGACATGGGAAACGAGACTTCATATAGCAATCGATGCTGCACAAG GTCTTGAGTACTTGCATCACGGATGCAAGCCGCCTATTGTCCACAGAGATGTGAAGACAGCCAACATTCTCTTAAGCGAAAACTTGGAAGCTAAAATAGCAGATTTCGGTCTTTCCAAGGTTTTTGCTAGTGACATTGAGACTCAAGTGGTCAGCACAGTCATGGGAACAGCCGGATATCTTGATCCAGA ATACTACAATTGCCAAAGGCTGAATGAAAAGAGTGATGTGTATAGTTTTGGGGTAGTTCTATTAGAGCTAATCACCGGCCAACCTGCAGTGATAAAAAGTGATGAAGTAATCCACATAGTAACGTGGGTGAGTTCTGAGCTCGAAAAAAGGGAACTAAAAAGTGTTGTGGatcaaaggatgcaagaagagttCGATGAGCATTCGGTCTGGAAAGCGTTAGAGATAGCAATGGCGTGCACAACCTCTACCTCTCAACACAGAGTCACAATGGATGTTGTATTGTCTGAGCTCAAAAATTGCTTGGAAATGGAGTTGTCTAGGCATCGAGAAAGAACTCCAACATCAACAGAAGAGCTTCGCGCTGCGTTTGGGCCATATAATCATAGTTCACCTGAAGTTCTCTCCATGTGTACAGATTCCACAAATGTTGATTCCATGACCGGACCGTTTCCTAGGTAA
- the LOC103418052 gene encoding probable LRR receptor-like serine/threonine-protein kinase At4g29180 isoform X1, producing MKMSTGFFLLLLLMLCASSVRAQRRIDFISIDCGSPSKLYEDTDTNITYSPDGDYIDTGINHNISSEFSYPKNPNLPFPLSDLRSFPQGNKNCYTLKPEAGNGSLNLIRATFLYGNYDGENKLPEFDLYLGVNFWSTVRFENASDIVTKEILGFAESNTVDICLINKGLGTPFISALEFRPLNSSTYGTEFGTSASLVLIERLDIGQGNGTGRYGDDVYDRIWSRHISPSWDPVSTSSSITTYENGYRVPLEVIRTAATPQNASEPLDLYWNTTDMNAQFYVFMYFAEVEKLGKNQSRKFNISLNGSPLFGPFTPRYLQADVISNSRVLVGKDHEISLHKTEDSSLPPILNAVEVFQVMQLVESPTYGEDADAIKNVKTTYQIKKIWAGDPCGPRNFSWEGLECNYSISLPRIISLNLSSSNLSGIIAASIANLSSLESLDLSNNNLTGPVPQFLEELKSLTLLNLKGNQLSGSVPNALRERSEAGLLVLSVDTKNLCGSGSCKKKKKIVAPIVASLVAALAVVIVLMLVWKLRRKRESGTELEPFNKTAIASKKCQFTHEEVLDITKNLQTSIGKGGFGTVYHGCMKDGTQVAVKMLSASSTQGPREFQTEAELLMRIHHRNLASFIGYCDDANNLALIYEYMANGNLKNSLSDAERSSQMTWETRLHIAIDAAQGLEYLHHGCKPPIVHRDVKTANILLSENLEAKIADFGLSKVFASDIETQVVSTVMGTAGYLDPEYYNCQRLNEKSDVYSFGVVLLELITGQPAVIKSDEVIHIVTWVSSELEKRELKSVVDQRMQEEFDEHSVWKALEIAMACTTSTSQHRVTMDVVLSELKNCLEMELSRHRERTPTSTEELRAAFGPYNHSSPEVLSMCTDSTNVDSMTGPFPR from the exons atgaaaatGTCAACTgggttcttcctcctcctccttttgATGCTCTGTGCAAGTTCAGTTCGTGCGCAGCGCCGGATAG ACTTCATAAGCATAGATTGTGGTTCTCCCTCGAAGCTCTACGAAGACACGGATACGAACATAACATACTCACCGGATGGAGATTACATAGACACAGGGATAAACCACAACATCTCTTCTGAATTTAGTTATCCAAAGAATCCCAACCTCCCCTTCCCTCTCTCCGACCTCAGGAGTTTCCCTCAAGGAAACAAAAATTGCTATACGTTGAAACCCGAAGCAGGAAATGGCAGTTTGAATTTGATTAGAGCTACCTTCTTGTATGGAAACTACGATGGAGAAAACAAGTTGCCGGAATTTGATCTCTACCTCGGCGTCAACTTTTGGTCGACGGTGAGGTTTGAAAATGCTTCAGATATTGTTACCAAGGAGATTTTAGGTTTTGCAGAATCAAATACCGTGGACATTTGTCTAATAAATAAAGGGTTGGGAACTCCTTTCATTTCGGCGTTGGAATTTAGACCGCTTAATAGCTCAACTTATGGTACTGAATTTGGGACTTCTGCATCATTAGTACTCATTGAAAGACTGGACATTGGACAAGGCAATGGAACAGGTCGATATGGAGATGATGTTTATGATCGCATTTGGTCGCGTCACATTTCACCTTCTTGGGATCCAGTTAGTACTTCTTCGTCGATTACTACCTATGAGAACGGATATAGAGTGCCATTGGAAGTAATCCGGACTGCAGCTACACCTCAGAATGCAAGTGAACCTTTAGATTTGTACTGGAACACAACTGACATGAATGctcagttttatgtttttatgtacTTTGCTGAAGTGGAGAAACTTGGGAAGAATCAGTCAAGAAAATTCAATATATCATTGAATGGTTCTCCATTGTTTGGACCATTCACTCCCCGTTACTTACAGGCAGACGTGATATCTAATTCAAGAGTTCTGGTGGGAAAGGATCACGAAATTTCTTTACACAAGACAGAGGACTCTTCCCTTCCACCGATTCTGAATGCTGTTGAAGTTTTCCAAGTTATGCAGCTGGTTGAATCACCTACTTATGGTGAAGATG CTGATGCCATAAAGAACGTCAAAACTacatatcaaataaaaaaaatctgggCTGGTGATCCTTGTGGACCTAGGAATTTCTCTTGGGAAGGACTAGAATGCAACTACAGCATTTCGCTTCCTCGGATTATTTCCCT AAACTTGAGTTCAAGCAATTTGAGTGGGATAATAGCTGCTTCCATTGCCAATCTCTCATCACTCGAGTCCTT AGATTTGTCGAACAATAACCTAACCGGGCCAGTGCCTCAGTTCTTGGAAGAACTAAAGTCGCTCACTCTCTT GAATTTGAAGGGCAATCAATTGTCTGGTTCGGTTCCAAACGCTCTTCGCGAGAGATCGGAAGCTGGATTACTTGTACTGAG TGTGGATACCAAAAATCTTTGTGGCTCGGGTTCAtgcaaaaagaagaagaaaattgttGCTCCAATAGTTGCGTCGTTAGTAGCAGCACTAGCAGTCGTTATAGTGCTGATGCTAGTATGGAAattgagaagaaaaagagaatcaGGTAC AGAATTAGAACCCTTCAACAAAACAGCTATAGCATCAAAGAAGTGCCAGTTTACTCATGAGGAGGTTTTAGATATCACCAAAAACTTACAAACCTCGATCGGGAAAGGAGGATTTGGGACTGTGTACCATGGTTGCATGAAAGACGGAACCCAAGTTGCGGTAAAAATGCTTTCTGCATCATCAACTCAAGGACCTAGGGAGTTCCAAACAGAG GCTGAGCTCCTGATGAGAATCCATCATAGAAACTTGGCCTCGTTTATTGGATACTGTGATGATGCGAACAACTTGGCACTTATATACGAGTACATGGCTAATGGCAACCTAAAAAACTCTCTCTCAG ATGCAGAAAGGAGTTCACAGATGACATGGGAAACGAGACTTCATATAGCAATCGATGCTGCACAAG GTCTTGAGTACTTGCATCACGGATGCAAGCCGCCTATTGTCCACAGAGATGTGAAGACAGCCAACATTCTCTTAAGCGAAAACTTGGAAGCTAAAATAGCAGATTTCGGTCTTTCCAAGGTTTTTGCTAGTGACATTGAGACTCAAGTGGTCAGCACAGTCATGGGAACAGCCGGATATCTTGATCCAGA ATACTACAATTGCCAAAGGCTGAATGAAAAGAGTGATGTGTATAGTTTTGGGGTAGTTCTATTAGAGCTAATCACCGGCCAACCTGCAGTGATAAAAAGTGATGAAGTAATCCACATAGTAACGTGGGTGAGTTCTGAGCTCGAAAAAAGGGAACTAAAAAGTGTTGTGGatcaaaggatgcaagaagagttCGATGAGCATTCGGTCTGGAAAGCGTTAGAGATAGCAATGGCGTGCACAACCTCTACCTCTCAACACAGAGTCACAATGGATGTTGTATTGTCTGAGCTCAAAAATTGCTTGGAAATGGAGTTGTCTAGGCATCGAGAAAGAACTCCAACATCAACAGAAGAGCTTCGCGCTGCGTTTGGGCCATATAATCATAGTTCACCTGAAGTTCTCTCCATGTGTACAGATTCCACAAATGTTGATTCCATGACCGGACCGTTTCCTAGGTAA